The proteins below come from a single Papaver somniferum cultivar HN1 chromosome 11, ASM357369v1, whole genome shotgun sequence genomic window:
- the LOC113324197 gene encoding uncharacterized protein LOC113324197, translating to MSEKFVHAFLNHGEHFSASRVNTLITVDELKHFACKQWRSLSPLSIRFSYMDTNQVVFIQGDIQLLNLVTLVIQMNNEDFYLNVDVIPKHTGCSTSSRSLSRSNYGCSSSSGASTSNSCVSESPKLVRVVDHDADKAKPLIIDEWGYVFDNIGREFVGGVKAVRIVVDQYKMCTGYKILILKNDKTRFTAKCEEDGCGWRIHFGPVNGDISRFFLKYSNVIHSIQGDPTLKPKQIMSLFKKTYGSNIKYHHARRGKEAVFEDQYGDDEKSYSDLNCYRYIRPMIYLDATFLIGRFRGTLMAATCVNGNDGFYPYSFDIVLSENKDNWFWFLDNLQQCNLPIGKGDANYNAVIDLFYKASYSYTAENFEEALRGMHAIGCGHVANYLRTIPKEKWANAFFHVCRYAAHSSSIAESFNNWILEFKKLPDFSLLDAIRLKVMQINSKRRVEGLENFNTRLTPVYEDLLNENINIGRTWTVVESMERLYEVRSPRTHSVDLLERTCTCHRWQDIPIPNYDKPQSYDPSDRIIVPILVPPPGRRREQCFKKSWEKQKRPMMCTKCFTLGHHNRATCPMP from the exons ATGTCTGAGAAGTTTGTTCATgcttttttgaatcatggtgaacATTTTTCTGCGTCTCGTGTTAATACTTTAATCACCGTTGATGAATTGAAGCATTTTGCATGTAAGCAGTGGAGGTCTTTGTCCCCTTTGAGTATACGTTTTTCCTATATGGATACTAATCAAGTAGTTTTTATACAAGGTGATATACAACTTCTAAATTTAGTTACTCTTGTTATTCAGATGAAcaatgaagatttctatttgaatgTTGATGTGATTCCGAAGCATACTGGTTGTAGCACTAGTTCAAGGTCTTTGTCTCGTTCTAATTATGGTTGTAGCAGTAGTTCTGGTGCTagtacttcaaactcttgtgtaAGTGAAAGTCCTAAGCTTGTAAGGGTGGTCGATCATGACGCGGACAAGGCCAAGCCTCTCATTATCGATGAATGGGGTTATGTTTTTGACAATATTGGTAGAGAATTTGTGGGTGGTGTTAAAGCTGTAAGGATTGTTGTTGATCAATACAAGATGTGTACTGGTTACAAGATTCTTATTCTTAAAAACGACAAGACTCGTTTTACTGCGAAGTGCGAAGAAGATGGTtgtggttggaggattcactttgggcCTGTGAATGGTGACATTTCTCGGTTTTTTCTGAAATATTCTAACGTTATTCACAG TATACAGGGTGATCCCACTTTAAAACCCAAACAGATCATGTCACTAtttaagaagacttatgggtccaatattaagtatcaccatgcccgtaGAGGGAAAGAAGCTGTATTTGAAGATCAATATGGTGACGACGAGAAGTCGTATAGCGATTTAAATTG CTATAGGTATATCAggcccatgatttacttggaTGCTACTTTCCTCATTGGTAGATTCAGGGGTACTTTGATGGCTGCAACATGTGTCAATGGAAATGATGGTTTTTACCCATATTCCTTTGATATTGTTTTATCTGAAAACAAAgacaattggttttggtttctggatAATCTTCAACAA tgcaatctccctattggaaaaggTGATGCGAATTACAATGCCgttattgatttgttttacaaagctTCTTACTCTTACACAGCAGAGaactttgaagaagctttgcGGGGCATGCATGCAATTGGTTGTGGACATGTTGCTAATTATCTCAGGACCATTCCAAAGGAGAAATGGGCAAATGCATTTTTCCATGTATGCAGATATGCTGCTCACTCTTCATCTATTGCCGAGTCATTCAATAACTGGATTCTTGAGTTCAAAAAGTTGCCTGATTTTTCTCTTCTCGATGCGATACg TTTGAAGGTTATGCAGATTAATTCTAAGAGAAGGGTAGAAGGTCTTGAAAATTTTAACACTAGGCTCACTCCCGTATACGAGGATTTACTAAACGAGAACATCAacattggtcgtacttggactGTTGTTGAGTCTATGGAAAGATTGTATGAAGTCAGGTCTCCCCGCACTCATTCTGTAGATTTGTTGGAGAGAACTTGTACGTGTCACAGGTGGCAA GACATACCAATCCCCAATTATGACAAGCCGCAgtcttatgatcctagtgataggatTATTGTTCCTATTCTTGTGCCTCCACCCGGTAGACGAAGAGAACAGTGTTTCAAGAAGTCTTGGGAGAAGCAAAAGAGGcctatgatgtgcacaaagtgcttcacTCTTGGTCACCACAACAGAGCTACCTGCCCCATGCCTTGA